A stretch of Arthrobacter sp. NEB 688 DNA encodes these proteins:
- the murQ gene encoding N-acetylmuramic acid 6-phosphate etherase, translating into MITEASVLAPTEERHPGTVGIDALGTLEVLRLLNAEDARVAPAVALVLPQLAALVDAAVAAVRAGGTVHYVGAGTSGRLAVLDAAELLPTFNAPPGLVVAHHAGGPAALLRAVENVEDDADQGALDLDDVTARDVVVGLTASGRTPYVAGALRLARERGAVTALVTAHPAPELGALADHCLAVDTGAEAITGSTRLKAGTAQKLVLNAFSTAVMIRLGRTWSNLMVDVVATNAKLRGRVVRILREATGATDDEARRALEACDGELKPALVALLAGVDAPTARRSLAAAQGSVAHALAALPVPSVPSVPTDSSTPRPSAPVPTGDPA; encoded by the coding sequence GTGATCACCGAGGCGAGCGTCCTGGCCCCCACCGAGGAGCGTCACCCCGGCACCGTCGGCATCGACGCCCTGGGCACCCTCGAGGTGCTCCGGCTGCTCAACGCCGAGGACGCCCGGGTCGCGCCCGCGGTCGCCCTCGTGCTGCCGCAGCTCGCGGCCCTCGTCGACGCGGCCGTCGCGGCGGTGCGAGCGGGCGGCACGGTCCACTACGTCGGGGCCGGCACCTCGGGGCGGCTGGCCGTCCTCGACGCCGCCGAGCTCCTGCCCACGTTCAACGCCCCGCCCGGACTCGTCGTCGCCCACCACGCGGGTGGCCCGGCCGCCCTGCTGCGGGCCGTCGAGAACGTCGAGGACGACGCGGACCAGGGCGCGCTCGACCTCGACGACGTCACCGCGCGCGACGTCGTCGTCGGGCTGACCGCCTCGGGGCGCACGCCGTACGTCGCGGGGGCCCTGCGGCTGGCCCGCGAGCGCGGCGCCGTCACCGCCCTCGTCACCGCCCACCCGGCGCCCGAGCTCGGGGCGCTGGCCGACCACTGCCTCGCCGTCGACACCGGCGCCGAGGCCATCACCGGCTCCACCCGCCTCAAGGCCGGCACCGCGCAGAAGCTCGTCCTCAACGCGTTCTCGACCGCCGTGATGATCCGGCTCGGGCGCACCTGGTCCAACCTCATGGTCGACGTCGTCGCGACGAACGCCAAGCTGCGCGGGCGCGTCGTGCGCATCCTGCGCGAGGCGACCGGCGCCACCGACGACGAGGCCCGCCGCGCCCTCGAGGCCTGCGACGGCGAGCTCAAGCCCGCGCTCGTCGCCCTCCTCGCCGGGGTCGACGCGCCGACCGCCCGCCGCTCCCTCGCGGCCGCCCAGGGCTCGGTCGCCCACGCGCTCGCCGCCCTGCCCGTCCCCTCCGTCCCGTCCGTCCCCACCGACAGCAGCACCCCCCGGCCCTCGGCCCCCGTCCCGACAGGAGACCCCGCATGA
- a CDS encoding extracellular solute-binding protein, with the protein MTFRTRRTGTALVVGAGLLALAACAPSSSSDGAAGDGDSTTLTVWSWRVEDKAAYEKIFDAYEAKNPGVTVDFKPFKATEYNKILATGLAGSDGPDVPQVRSYGGLQTTVASGSLVPLDGAVDLSSWDENIVAGAKGKDDGKLYSVPLARQATVLFYDKKMFADNGIQVPTTWDQFISVNDTLLGKGVTPLAVGAKDDWTLPIVHEVLGASRFGGAAFQEAVQSGEKDFTDPDFVASVEVLKGLEKYMPKSVTGVAVTDAMTLFSSGKAAMYPGGSYDLAALQTANPEMDLGVFQVPPAPGAPSGSDATTAGWADGNFAVNAKSPRKEAATKLVQWMATPEFGQMVADDIKQISAVPGVTYSDPVLKDVAANLDANGSPYLLLTDFRYGSPSGTDLLGKGTQELFLGSKDAQAVSSELNEGVMTWFKPTS; encoded by the coding sequence ATGACCTTCCGGACCCGCAGGACCGGCACCGCCCTCGTGGTGGGTGCCGGCCTCCTCGCCCTCGCGGCCTGCGCCCCCTCGTCGTCCTCGGACGGCGCGGCGGGCGACGGCGACTCGACGACCCTGACCGTCTGGTCCTGGCGCGTCGAGGACAAGGCCGCCTACGAGAAGATCTTCGACGCCTACGAGGCGAAGAACCCGGGCGTGACCGTCGACTTCAAGCCGTTCAAGGCGACCGAGTACAACAAGATCCTCGCGACGGGCCTCGCCGGCTCCGACGGCCCGGACGTGCCGCAGGTCCGCTCGTACGGCGGCCTGCAGACCACCGTCGCCTCGGGCTCGCTCGTGCCGCTCGACGGCGCGGTCGACCTGTCGAGCTGGGACGAGAACATCGTCGCCGGCGCCAAGGGCAAGGACGACGGCAAGCTGTACTCCGTGCCGCTCGCCCGCCAGGCGACCGTCCTCTTCTACGACAAGAAGATGTTCGCGGACAACGGGATCCAGGTCCCGACGACGTGGGACCAGTTCATCTCGGTCAACGACACGCTGCTCGGCAAGGGCGTCACTCCGCTCGCCGTCGGCGCCAAGGACGACTGGACCCTCCCGATCGTCCACGAGGTCCTCGGGGCCAGCCGCTTCGGCGGCGCGGCGTTCCAGGAGGCCGTGCAGTCCGGTGAGAAGGACTTCACCGACCCCGACTTCGTCGCCTCCGTCGAGGTCCTCAAGGGCCTCGAGAAGTACATGCCGAAGAGCGTCACCGGCGTCGCCGTCACCGACGCGATGACGCTGTTCTCCTCCGGCAAGGCCGCGATGTACCCGGGCGGCTCCTACGACCTCGCCGCGCTGCAGACGGCCAACCCCGAGATGGACCTCGGTGTCTTCCAGGTGCCCCCGGCGCCGGGCGCCCCGAGCGGCTCGGACGCGACGACCGCCGGCTGGGCCGACGGCAACTTCGCCGTCAACGCGAAGTCGCCGCGCAAGGAGGCCGCCACGAAGCTCGTCCAGTGGATGGCCACCCCCGAGTTCGGCCAGATGGTCGCCGACGACATCAAGCAGATCTCGGCCGTCCCCGGTGTCACCTACTCCGACCCGGTCCTCAAGGACGTCGCGGCCAACCTCGACGCCAACGGCTCGCCCTACCTGCTGCTCACCGACTTCCGCTACGGGTCGCCCTCCGGCACCGACCTGCTCGGCAAGGGCACCCAGGAGCTCTTCCTCGGCAGCAAGGACGCCCAGGCCGTGAGCAGCGAGCTCAACGAGGGCGTCATGACCTGGTTCAAGCCCACCAGCTGA
- a CDS encoding sugar ABC transporter permease produces MNRRTGLLFVTPALALFGVFVLYPMLTSFSYAFYGWAGTARQGFVGLENFTALFTRAPFTTDLPRALWHNVLFFIGTMLVQNTIGLTIAFLLHRRATTRRALQTLYAMPYLVSPIVIGYLWTLLLSPTFGPVNTLLTKVGLESWALPWLGDPDTALWVVILVSVWQWIGFPVLLYGAALGGVPDELTEAARVDGASNGQAFRRVVFPLLVPAIGTVSVLTFIFAMEAFALPYAFGGSTGNPAGSTDFLSLLFYRTAFDSGSTDAIGTSSALATLLFLLIFGGAFGATAVLRRHEKGITG; encoded by the coding sequence ATGAACCGACGCACCGGACTGCTCTTCGTCACCCCGGCCCTCGCCCTGTTCGGGGTGTTCGTCCTCTACCCGATGCTCACCTCGTTCTCCTACGCCTTCTACGGGTGGGCGGGCACGGCGCGCCAGGGCTTCGTCGGCCTCGAGAACTTCACCGCGCTGTTCACCCGCGCCCCGTTCACGACCGACCTGCCGCGCGCCCTGTGGCACAACGTCCTCTTCTTCATCGGGACGATGCTCGTGCAGAACACGATCGGGTTGACCATCGCGTTCCTCCTGCACCGGCGGGCCACCACCCGCCGCGCGCTGCAGACGCTCTACGCGATGCCCTACCTCGTGAGCCCGATCGTCATCGGCTACCTCTGGACGCTGCTGCTCTCGCCGACCTTCGGACCGGTCAACACGCTGCTGACCAAGGTCGGCCTCGAGTCGTGGGCCCTGCCGTGGCTCGGCGACCCCGACACGGCCCTCTGGGTCGTCATCCTCGTGAGCGTCTGGCAGTGGATCGGCTTCCCCGTCCTGCTCTACGGCGCGGCGCTCGGCGGCGTCCCCGACGAGCTGACCGAGGCCGCGCGCGTCGACGGCGCCTCCAACGGGCAGGCCTTCCGGCGGGTCGTCTTCCCGCTGCTCGTGCCGGCGATCGGCACCGTGAGCGTCCTGACGTTCATCTTCGCGATGGAGGCGTTCGCGCTGCCCTACGCCTTCGGCGGCTCGACCGGCAACCCCGCCGGGTCGACCGACTTCCTCTCGCTCCTCTTCTACCGCACCGCGTTCGACTCCGGGTCGACCGACGCCATCGGCACCTCGTCGGCCCTCGCGACCCTGCTCTTCCTCCTGATCTTCGGAGGGGCGTTCGGCGCCACCGCGGTCCTGCGCCGCCACGAGAAGGGAATCACCGGATGA
- a CDS encoding carbohydrate ABC transporter permease: MSVVPAGIGAADERTDVTSTPEGVLTPSGPSGRRGPRGTRGRQKPVGGRTASVLLWVYAAFALIPLLLMVSSSFRSNGDLISDPLGAPWPLSFDAYREAWTAGNFATYFGNSLLVTIGAVLLSTTVSTMAAYALARGRSRIFRWLESLFLSGLMLPIHLAILPIFYLFDGVGLIDSRLGLALMYGASGVPFSIFVLTTFFRQLPAELEEAATLDGAGSWRTFWRIMVPLVRPAVATVAVFRFVPIWNDFLFPLVLLRSQDKYTLPVGLTTFFGENATNYAAVFAGLVITTIPLIVLFLVATKQIVAGLTAGMAK, encoded by the coding sequence ATGAGCGTCGTCCCCGCCGGCATCGGTGCCGCCGACGAGCGCACCGACGTGACGAGCACGCCCGAGGGCGTCCTCACCCCGAGCGGCCCGTCCGGGCGCCGCGGCCCCCGTGGCACGCGTGGTCGGCAGAAGCCGGTCGGCGGTCGCACCGCGAGCGTGCTGCTGTGGGTCTACGCCGCCTTCGCGCTCATCCCGCTGCTGCTCATGGTCAGCAGCTCCTTCCGCAGCAACGGCGACCTCATCTCCGACCCGCTCGGGGCGCCCTGGCCGCTGTCCTTCGACGCGTACCGGGAGGCCTGGACCGCAGGCAACTTCGCGACGTACTTCGGCAACAGCCTGCTCGTGACCATCGGCGCCGTGCTGCTGTCGACGACGGTCTCGACGATGGCGGCCTACGCCCTCGCCCGCGGCCGCTCGCGCATCTTCCGGTGGCTGGAGTCGCTGTTCCTCTCGGGGCTCATGCTCCCGATCCACCTGGCGATCCTGCCGATCTTCTACCTCTTCGACGGCGTGGGGCTCATCGACTCCCGGCTCGGCCTGGCGCTCATGTACGGCGCCTCGGGCGTGCCGTTCTCGATCTTCGTCCTCACGACCTTCTTCCGGCAGCTGCCCGCCGAGCTCGAGGAGGCCGCGACCCTCGACGGCGCCGGCTCGTGGCGGACGTTCTGGCGCATCATGGTCCCGCTCGTGCGGCCGGCCGTCGCGACCGTCGCGGTCTTCCGGTTCGTCCCCATCTGGAACGACTTCCTCTTCCCGCTCGTGCTCCTGCGCAGCCAGGACAAGTACACGCTGCCGGTCGGACTCACGACGTTCTTCGGCGAGAACGCGACCAACTACGCGGCCGTCTTCGCCGGGCTCGTCATCACGACGATCCCGCTCATCGTCCTGTTCCTCGTCGCCACCAAGCAGATCGTCGCCGGGTTGACGGCGGGCATGGCCAAGTGA
- a CDS encoding BadF/BadG/BcrA/BcrD ATPase family protein: MSTVVAVDVGGSGLRLVVQRDGVAGDPRRGVGARVGASGLDVAALAADARTLLDAEGVDAPDAVCWSMRGLLFLAEPAEVLRSVAAALRGRRTAVVSDAVANLVGALGAVEPGAVVAAGTGAVAFGSDFGEHWTRVDGWGHVLGDRGSAAWVGLEGLRAALRARDGVGAGSPGLLADAEGLLGPCETWPRRVMTGADAPEALASVAPLVTAAAEAGDDVAAGVCAAAGRALGESLLAAAAGLADPRLVATGGLLSASAVRRELEAVVAGVGARVEPAVGGALDGALLLAARLDADGALPGHPRYVHVAGA, from the coding sequence GTGAGCACGGTCGTGGCGGTCGACGTCGGGGGCAGCGGCCTGCGGCTCGTCGTGCAGCGGGACGGCGTCGCGGGCGACCCACGCCGGGGGGTCGGGGCGCGGGTCGGCGCCTCCGGGCTCGACGTCGCGGCGCTGGCCGCCGACGCGCGGACGCTGCTGGACGCCGAGGGGGTCGACGCCCCCGACGCCGTCTGCTGGTCGATGCGCGGGCTGCTCTTCCTCGCCGAGCCGGCCGAGGTCCTGCGGTCGGTGGCGGCCGCGTTGCGGGGGAGGCGGACCGCGGTCGTCAGCGACGCCGTGGCGAACCTCGTCGGCGCCCTCGGGGCCGTGGAGCCCGGAGCCGTCGTCGCGGCCGGCACGGGGGCCGTGGCCTTCGGCTCCGACTTCGGCGAGCACTGGACCCGCGTCGACGGCTGGGGGCACGTCCTCGGCGACCGCGGCTCGGCCGCGTGGGTCGGGCTCGAGGGGCTGCGGGCCGCGCTGCGCGCGCGCGACGGGGTGGGCGCCGGCTCGCCCGGCCTGCTCGCGGACGCCGAGGGGCTGCTCGGGCCCTGCGAGACCTGGCCCCGCCGGGTGATGACCGGCGCCGACGCCCCCGAGGCCCTCGCGTCCGTGGCCCCGCTCGTGACGGCTGCCGCGGAGGCGGGCGACGACGTGGCCGCCGGGGTCTGCGCCGCCGCCGGCCGGGCCCTCGGGGAGTCGCTGCTCGCGGCCGCCGCCGGGCTGGCGGACCCGCGGCTCGTCGCGACCGGCGGGCTGCTGTCGGCCTCCGCGGTGCGGCGCGAGCTCGAGGCCGTCGTCGCCGGCGTCGGGGCGCGGGTCGAGCCGGCCGTCGGTGGCGCGCTCGACGGCGCGCTGCTGCTCGCCGCGCGGCTCGACGCGGACGGCGCGCTGCCGGGGCATCCGCGGTACGTGCACGTCGCCGGGGCCTGA
- a CDS encoding DUF3817 domain-containing protein, translating to MTPATLYPALARTEAVTWALLLLGMTLKYVTRTTELGVAVFGLVHGVVFLAYVLVTVVVALDQRWSRRLTLLALVAALPPFATLWVERRVERSGRLATSWRLAPGGERPGHVLEHALARALARPVLSAVVGGALVLLATAALLVVGPPGGRAGA from the coding sequence ATGACCCCCGCGACCCTGTACCCCGCGCTCGCCCGCACCGAGGCCGTCACCTGGGCCCTATTGCTGCTCGGCATGACGCTCAAGTACGTCACCCGCACCACCGAGCTCGGGGTGGCCGTCTTCGGGCTCGTCCACGGCGTCGTGTTCCTCGCCTACGTCCTCGTCACCGTCGTCGTCGCGCTCGACCAGCGCTGGTCGCGGCGGCTCACCCTGCTGGCGCTCGTCGCGGCCCTGCCGCCGTTCGCGACGCTCTGGGTCGAGCGGCGCGTGGAGCGCAGCGGCCGCCTCGCGACGTCGTGGCGGCTCGCCCCGGGCGGCGAGCGCCCGGGCCACGTCCTCGAGCACGCCCTCGCGCGGGCGCTCGCCCGGCCGGTGCTGTCGGCCGTCGTCGGCGGCGCGCTCGTCCTCCTCGCGACGGCGGCGCTGCTCGTCGTCGGCCCTCCCGGCGGCCGCGCCGGCGCCTGA